A single window of Treponema denticola ATCC 35405 DNA harbors:
- a CDS encoding L-2-amino-thiazoline-4-carboxylic acid hydrolase, protein MVITNVKRKSSPALDGQRNICQRRAATISNMIKCAAERGLDKQFARDAIYKYGQDIAASMKKSLKKDFTIDEFLEVFASQPHFDIYEMEVVKKTEDMFLIHFNYCPYVEEWTKQGYCDDELAELCDITMEGDKAIGDCFPNLRFTLGKTIAQGHCVCELLFEKIKETEK, encoded by the coding sequence GTGGTTATAACAAATGTAAAACGGAAAAGCAGTCCGGCTTTGGACGGACAACGTAATATATGTCAAAGAAGAGCTGCTACTATCAGTAATATGATAAAATGCGCAGCTGAACGCGGGCTTGATAAACAATTTGCAAGAGATGCAATCTATAAGTATGGGCAAGATATTGCAGCAAGCATGAAAAAGTCTTTAAAAAAAGATTTTACTATTGATGAGTTTCTTGAGGTTTTTGCTTCACAGCCCCACTTTGATATTTATGAAATGGAAGTCGTAAAAAAAACAGAAGATATGTTTTTGATTCATTTTAACTATTGTCCTTATGTTGAAGAGTGGACAAAACAAGGTTACTGTGATGATGAACTTGCTGAGTTATGCGACATAACAATGGAAGGTGACAAGGCTATAGGCGATTGTTTTCCTAATTTGAGATTTACACTTGGAAAAACAATAGCACAAGGTCACTGCGTATGTGAATTATTATTTGAAAAGATAAAGGAGACGGAAAAATGA
- a CDS encoding uroporphyrinogen decarboxylase family protein: protein MKEKRKLILDAFNNKHVRRVPVGFWWHFADEYRQFRGLLDDGIIQATIDGTKKMYDDLKPDMVKIMSDGFFGHPSIMKNDINSIDDIKKIKSIGNLSPWYDKQIDMVNSILDYFDGEVAAFYNIFAPLNYIRLYTECYKKQPDLFVKLFFENPNAMLEASLEIAADLLVLADKLKGKTKLDGIYYSVQSVQSQDADLNFHQKYVSVSDKKVLDKINSLWDNNILHICGYGDYTNDLSFYKDYKAKVYNWAVNTEKVSLAEGKKFFGNACVLGGFDNNRGTLIDVGTDIEIENYVDSLIKEAGTTGVIIGADCTIAPEIGYKRLKQVRNYAEKYSK, encoded by the coding sequence ATGAAAGAAAAAAGAAAATTGATTTTGGATGCTTTTAACAATAAGCATGTCCGAAGAGTCCCTGTAGGTTTTTGGTGGCATTTTGCAGATGAGTACAGACAATTCCGAGGTTTACTGGATGATGGAATTATTCAGGCAACAATTGACGGCACGAAAAAAATGTATGACGATTTAAAACCTGATATGGTAAAAATAATGTCTGACGGTTTTTTCGGTCATCCGTCAATTATGAAAAATGACATTAACAGCATTGACGATATTAAAAAAATAAAGTCGATAGGAAATTTGTCACCGTGGTATGATAAGCAAATAGATATGGTCAATAGTATTTTAGATTACTTTGATGGAGAAGTTGCTGCATTTTATAATATTTTTGCTCCGCTCAACTATATAAGGTTGTACACGGAGTGTTATAAAAAACAGCCTGATTTGTTTGTTAAACTTTTTTTTGAAAATCCGAATGCTATGTTGGAGGCTTCTTTAGAAATTGCTGCTGACTTGCTTGTACTTGCGGATAAACTCAAAGGCAAAACAAAACTTGACGGAATATATTACAGTGTTCAGAGTGTTCAATCACAAGATGCCGATTTAAATTTCCATCAAAAATATGTTTCGGTTTCGGATAAAAAAGTTCTTGATAAAATAAATTCTCTTTGGGACAATAATATTCTTCATATCTGCGGTTATGGCGATTATACTAATGATTTATCCTTTTATAAAGATTATAAAGCTAAGGTATATAACTGGGCTGTAAATACTGAAAAAGTTTCTTTAGCAGAAGGAAAAAAATTCTTTGGCAATGCTTGTGTCCTTGGCGGGTTTGATAATAATAGGGGAACTCTTATCGATGTAGGCACCGATATTGAGATTGAAAATTATGTTGATAGTTTGATAAAAGAAGCGGGAACTACGGGTGTTATTATAGGTGCAGATTGTACCATTGCTCCTGAGATCGGATACAAAAGACTTAAACAAGTAAGGAATTACGCTGAAAAGTATAGTAAATAA
- a CDS encoding ABC transporter ATP-binding protein, translating to MLLEVKDLHVSYGEIKAIRGINFNINQGEIVTIIGSNGAGKSTTLNSLAGLIKPASGTVLFNGEDVTKLESYELVKKGISLSPEGRQIFPRMSVIENLELGGYFRTRAELEKGKNNVFELFPILKERSWQAGGTLSGGEQQMLAIGRALMASPKILILDEPSLGLAPIIVKEIFKMIRRIRDEGITVLLVEQNAKMALSISDRGYVLETGKIRLEGKSKELLNNEEVHKLYLGGI from the coding sequence GTGCTTTTAGAAGTTAAAGATTTACATGTCAGTTACGGAGAAATAAAAGCAATCCGTGGAATTAATTTTAATATTAATCAAGGTGAAATTGTAACTATAATAGGTTCAAATGGTGCCGGAAAAAGTACAACTTTAAACAGCTTAGCAGGATTAATAAAACCCGCATCCGGTACGGTTTTATTTAATGGCGAAGATGTTACAAAATTAGAGTCATATGAACTTGTAAAGAAAGGGATTTCTTTGTCACCAGAGGGGAGACAAATATTTCCTAGAATGTCGGTAATAGAAAATCTTGAGTTAGGAGGTTATTTTAGAACTAGAGCTGAATTAGAGAAAGGAAAAAACAATGTTTTTGAGCTGTTTCCTATTTTGAAGGAACGCAGTTGGCAGGCTGGCGGAACTTTGTCTGGGGGTGAACAGCAAATGCTTGCAATTGGAAGAGCTTTGATGGCATCACCTAAGATATTGATTCTTGATGAACCTTCACTGGGTCTCGCTCCTATAATAGTTAAAGAAATATTTAAAATGATTAGGAGGATTCGGGATGAAGGGATTACGGTCTTATTAGTCGAGCAAAACGCAAAAATGGCTTTATCTATTTCCGATAGGGGCTATGTACTTGAAACCGGAAAAATAAGATTGGAGGGTAAAAGTAAAGAATTATTAAACAATGAAGAAGTGCATAAATTATATTTAGGAGGTATATAG
- a CDS encoding ABC transporter substrate-binding protein, with product MKKIRIYILSLLSVILILNSCTGKDEAKTTEDKATKPIYFAWYGPLTGDAKQYGDTEKIAVELALKDINDAGNGVLGGRKIIVDFYDDKNDAKEAVNIANKIVAEKKYLAVVGGFGSTPSMAAAPIYEKAKIINYSPTSSHADFSSLGKFMFRNTPTQQIETTQYADYVYTKLGIKSVAILNVNDDWGNNIAKIFTNEFVKLGGKITDLQTYIPNQTSDFTPMISKAKTTNPEAFFPVAYYQDSANIVRQAKNLDFNVQMILSSSTLKQELIDLAGDIVEGAFIMNAYSPDINTPEFIRVIGEYTKRTGKQGDAFVMQTYDVVKQLATAVDMAGSDDPVVVRETLANMKGYNALSGPYNMNELGDAVRSLVPMFIKNGKFTRIDD from the coding sequence ATGAAAAAAATAAGGATATATATTTTAAGTTTATTAAGTGTTATATTGATATTAAATTCTTGTACAGGAAAAGACGAAGCAAAAACGACTGAAGACAAGGCAACTAAACCTATTTATTTTGCTTGGTACGGTCCGTTAACCGGAGATGCAAAGCAATACGGTGATACGGAAAAGATTGCTGTGGAGCTTGCTTTAAAGGATATCAATGATGCAGGGAATGGAGTTCTCGGCGGAAGAAAAATAATTGTAGACTTTTATGATGATAAAAATGATGCAAAAGAAGCGGTTAATATTGCGAATAAGATTGTTGCAGAAAAAAAATATCTTGCCGTAGTAGGAGGTTTCGGTTCTACACCATCAATGGCTGCCGCTCCCATATACGAGAAAGCAAAAATTATCAATTATTCGCCCACTTCATCACATGCGGATTTTTCATCATTGGGTAAATTTATGTTTAGAAATACGCCTACGCAACAAATTGAGACCACACAGTATGCAGATTATGTTTATACAAAGCTTGGAATTAAAAGTGTAGCCATTCTTAATGTAAATGACGACTGGGGAAATAATATTGCAAAAATATTTACCAACGAATTTGTAAAACTTGGCGGAAAAATAACCGATCTTCAAACTTATATACCGAACCAGACATCCGATTTTACTCCGATGATATCTAAAGCAAAAACAACAAACCCTGAAGCTTTTTTCCCCGTTGCCTATTATCAAGATTCTGCAAATATAGTAAGGCAGGCAAAAAATTTGGACTTTAATGTTCAAATGATTCTTTCAAGTTCTACACTAAAACAAGAATTGATAGATTTAGCTGGAGATATAGTTGAAGGAGCTTTTATAATGAATGCATATTCTCCCGATATAAATACGCCTGAATTTATCCGTGTAATTGGAGAATATACAAAGAGGACAGGAAAACAGGGAGATGCTTTTGTAATGCAAACTTATGATGTCGTTAAGCAGCTAGCAACAGCAGTAGATATGGCCGGCAGTGACGACCCTGTTGTTGTAAGAGAAACTTTAGCTAATATGAAGGGATATAATGCCTTATCCGGACCTTATAACATGAATGAATTAGGCGATGCTGTAAGATCTCTTGTTCCTATGTTTATTAAAAACGGTAAATTTACTAGGATCGATGATTAA
- a CDS encoding branched-chain amino acid ABC transporter permease: MRKKSIILDKMIKKIAKNQIFVLIILAVLAISFPIFVDNNYYLGIAIMFFIYSILTLSLNLVTGYVGFTLLGQAAFFGLGAYVAAILGTRFQVDFIIGCIAASLFAGIFGAMLALPTLRIRGRYFAIVTLGFSEIMRMIELNWMEMTRGPQGISRIPGIVIFGKEFDSYRFKYYVGLVLLIFALYIINSILNSKHGRAVRAIKDDDLAAGAIGVNVYKYTVIIFSISAGIAGMAGAYYAHYMSFIDPNAFNFEQSILILSMAIFGGLGSLPGSILGALALTILPEALRFLSDYRQIIYGLILVLIVIFKPSGVMGKINFERIRSIANMEKEDLNVESNS; this comes from the coding sequence ATGAGAAAAAAATCGATTATCTTAGATAAAATGATTAAAAAAATCGCTAAAAATCAGATATTTGTTTTAATTATACTTGCTGTTCTGGCAATATCTTTCCCGATTTTTGTTGACAATAATTACTATCTTGGCATAGCAATAATGTTCTTTATATATTCAATATTGACCTTATCTCTTAATTTAGTTACGGGTTATGTTGGATTTACACTTTTGGGACAAGCGGCTTTTTTCGGTTTGGGGGCTTATGTTGCTGCAATACTTGGAACGCGTTTTCAAGTTGATTTTATTATCGGATGTATAGCAGCCTCTTTATTTGCTGGTATTTTTGGAGCAATGCTGGCTCTCCCGACTTTGCGCATACGCGGCCGATATTTTGCAATTGTAACTCTAGGTTTTTCTGAAATCATGCGAATGATAGAGCTTAACTGGATGGAGATGACGCGAGGCCCTCAGGGAATTTCAAGGATACCGGGTATAGTAATTTTTGGGAAAGAGTTTGACTCATACAGATTTAAGTACTATGTTGGGCTGGTTCTTTTAATATTTGCCTTATATATAATTAATTCAATTTTAAATTCAAAACATGGGCGTGCCGTACGCGCAATAAAAGATGACGATTTAGCTGCCGGAGCTATTGGAGTAAATGTTTATAAATATACCGTTATTATATTTTCTATTTCAGCGGGTATTGCAGGAATGGCCGGAGCCTATTACGCTCATTATATGAGTTTTATTGATCCTAATGCTTTTAATTTTGAACAATCAATTTTAATTTTATCGATGGCCATATTTGGCGGATTGGGAAGTTTGCCCGGAAGTATTTTAGGAGCTCTGGCATTGACTATTTTACCTGAAGCCCTCAGATTTTTATCCGATTATCGGCAAATTATATATGGTCTTATATTGGTTTTGATAGTTATATTTAAACCCTCAGGTGTTATGGGTAAGATAAATTTTGAACGGATACGATCTATAGCAAATATGGAAAAGGAGGACTTAAATGTCGAATCCAATTCTTAA
- a CDS encoding FecCD family ABC transporter permease, with translation MLEERRRKMLIFLFISCILLALSVLAAIYFGSTKIPLSEIIKIIFYHENSDFAIIIWDIRMPRIILALIVGANLAASGALLQAVIQNPLADPGIIGISSGAKLGLLLALLIFPQFVTAAPLFAFAGAMGAAVLVYLLAWKGGVKTVRLILAGVAVNAFFAGVSYLITILNNDKIQNIMLWLSGNLSGRSMYDVKLILPYSLIGLAAALAAIRPSNLLLFGDEKAGSLGLNITRSRILISLTASFLAAISTSLVGVISFVGLVIPHIVRLITGPNYKYLLPLSILNGGIFLLIADTFARTIAAPIELPVGTLMALVGGPFFVYLLRRK, from the coding sequence AAGAAAAATGCTCATCTTTCTCTTTATTTCTTGCATTCTTCTGGCCTTATCCGTTTTGGCTGCAATCTATTTCGGAAGCACAAAAATCCCCCTCAGTGAGATTATAAAAATTATATTCTATCATGAAAACTCCGATTTTGCCATAATTATTTGGGACATAAGGATGCCCAGAATTATTTTAGCTCTCATAGTCGGAGCAAACCTTGCAGCTTCAGGAGCCCTGCTCCAAGCGGTTATCCAAAACCCTCTGGCAGACCCAGGAATAATAGGCATTTCGAGCGGAGCAAAGCTGGGGCTCTTACTGGCCCTCTTGATCTTTCCGCAATTTGTTACGGCAGCCCCCTTATTTGCATTTGCAGGAGCAATGGGGGCGGCAGTCTTGGTTTACCTTTTGGCTTGGAAGGGCGGAGTAAAAACCGTCCGCCTTATTTTGGCCGGTGTTGCAGTAAACGCTTTTTTTGCAGGAGTAAGCTATCTTATCACAATCTTAAACAACGACAAGATTCAAAACATCATGCTTTGGCTAAGCGGAAACCTTTCGGGACGCAGCATGTACGATGTTAAGCTTATCTTGCCCTACTCCCTCATAGGCCTTGCAGCCGCCCTTGCAGCCATCCGTCCGAGCAATCTCCTCTTATTCGGAGACGAAAAGGCCGGCAGTTTAGGCTTAAACATTACAAGGAGCCGAATTCTAATTTCGCTCACCGCTTCCTTTTTGGCGGCTATTTCCACATCCCTCGTCGGAGTCATAAGTTTTGTAGGCCTTGTAATTCCCCACATCGTAAGACTTATCACGGGCCCCAACTACAAATATCTTTTACCCCTTTCGATATTAAACGGAGGGATATTTTTACTGATAGCCGACACCTTTGCACGCACAATAGCAGCCCCCATAGAATTACCTGTCGGCACCCTTATGGCCCTGGTCGGCGGCCCTTTTTTCGTTTATCTTTTAAGGAGGAAATAA
- a CDS encoding dihydroxyacetone kinase subunit L, whose product MITKDIILDVLIEIAKTMDDEKGYLIELDQQNGDGDLGISMSAGFNAAVNAFKDDSGKDIGLGILKAAMAFNEKAPSSLGTILSFGLMAMGKAFKGKQDLTGEDIASGFSKFNEEIMKKGGAKPGEKTLVDTLVPVEKFVRENLGKIPDRELIKESEKIAKEGSDSTRNMKSVHGRAAYYAEKSIGILDGGSYAGYLVFKALNNYLKDK is encoded by the coding sequence ATGATTACAAAGGATATAATTTTAGATGTATTAATTGAAATAGCAAAGACTATGGATGATGAAAAAGGCTATCTTATCGAGCTTGACCAGCAAAACGGTGACGGCGACTTAGGCATCTCTATGAGTGCAGGATTCAATGCTGCTGTTAATGCATTTAAAGATGACAGTGGAAAAGACATCGGTCTTGGTATTCTCAAAGCTGCGATGGCTTTTAATGAAAAAGCTCCTTCAAGTTTAGGTACCATATTATCATTCGGATTAATGGCTATGGGAAAAGCTTTTAAAGGAAAACAAGACTTAACGGGGGAAGACATTGCATCCGGCTTTTCAAAATTTAATGAAGAGATTATGAAAAAGGGAGGTGCAAAGCCGGGGGAAAAAACCCTTGTTGATACACTTGTTCCTGTTGAAAAATTCGTTAGGGAAAATTTGGGTAAAATTCCTGATAGAGAACTTATAAAAGAATCTGAAAAAATTGCAAAAGAAGGTTCTGATTCAACACGGAATATGAAATCTGTTCATGGTAGAGCCGCTTACTATGCAGAAAAAAGTATCGGCATTCTTGATGGAGGTTCCTATGCAGGATACCTAGTATTTAAGGCTTTAAATAATTACCTAAAAGATAAGTAG
- a CDS encoding ABC transporter ATP-binding protein yields MSNPILKITDVTKRFGGIMAVDNINMSVYLGKIQGIIGPNGAGKTTLFNLISGIYKPTLGSIHFCGEDITNLKPHRINEKGIVRTFQNIRLFKNMTILDNVMVGCHNKENEDILDALFKTKRHKAEEQKNKNKALSLLDRVGLIHLRYEMPDSLPYGLRRKLEIARALASNPKLLMLDEPAAGMNEQETIELTEFIQSLKSKDMAIMLIEHDMKLVMSLSDSVYVINHGLKIAEDSPEEIVKDKAVINAYLGEEDV; encoded by the coding sequence ATGTCGAATCCAATTCTTAAAATAACGGATGTAACCAAGCGTTTTGGCGGTATTATGGCTGTTGATAATATAAACATGTCCGTATATCTTGGAAAGATTCAAGGAATTATAGGCCCTAATGGAGCCGGAAAAACCACTCTTTTCAATTTAATATCAGGTATATATAAACCTACATTGGGGTCTATTCATTTTTGCGGTGAAGATATAACGAATTTGAAACCTCATAGAATAAACGAAAAAGGGATTGTGCGTACATTTCAAAATATACGCTTATTTAAGAATATGACAATATTGGATAATGTAATGGTAGGTTGTCATAACAAAGAAAATGAAGATATATTAGATGCTTTATTTAAAACTAAAAGACATAAAGCTGAAGAACAAAAAAATAAAAATAAAGCTCTGAGCCTTTTAGATAGAGTAGGCTTGATTCATCTTAGGTATGAAATGCCTGATTCTTTGCCTTATGGTCTACGGCGTAAATTAGAGATTGCACGAGCTCTGGCATCAAATCCTAAACTACTTATGCTTGATGAACCTGCTGCAGGTATGAATGAACAAGAAACAATAGAGTTGACCGAATTTATACAAAGTTTAAAATCAAAAGATATGGCTATAATGCTGATTGAACATGATATGAAATTAGTTATGAGCCTCAGTGACAGTGTTTATGTTATAAACCATGGGCTAAAAATAGCGGAAGATTCTCCTGAAGAAATAGTTAAGGATAAAGCCGTTATTAATGCATACCTTGGAGAGGAGGATGTTTAG
- a CDS encoding dihydroxyacetone kinase subunit DhaK, with amino-acid sequence MKKILNRPEEFVDEMVEGILYAYPDKIMPLNGDKRVILNKTKKDNKVGIVTAGGSGHLPVFLGYVGDGMLDGCAVGNVFASPSANKMYEMIKACNFGKGVLCLYGNYGGDKLNFEMAMSMAEMDSIQVKEIRVMDDIASSPIETKDKRRGVAGMVFAYKVAGAAAQKGYDLEKLVSVTEKALDNIRTMGIALSPCIVPEVGKPTFSIKDDEMEIGMGIHGEVGIEVSKLKTSAEVAKMIFDKIATEISFSKNDEVAVMINGLGATPMEELFIVYRDLFNILNGLGVKVISPHVGEFATSMEMAGLSITIMKLDDELKTLLLHDANTPFYTNANKK; translated from the coding sequence ATGAAAAAAATATTAAATAGACCTGAAGAATTTGTAGATGAAATGGTGGAAGGAATTTTATACGCCTATCCAGATAAAATAATGCCGTTAAATGGGGATAAGCGGGTTATTCTTAATAAAACAAAAAAAGACAATAAGGTCGGTATTGTTACTGCGGGCGGCAGCGGTCATCTACCTGTGTTTCTCGGTTATGTAGGTGATGGAATGCTTGACGGATGTGCCGTAGGTAATGTTTTTGCTTCTCCGTCTGCCAATAAAATGTATGAGATGATTAAAGCCTGTAATTTCGGAAAGGGTGTATTGTGTCTGTATGGAAATTACGGAGGAGATAAACTCAATTTTGAAATGGCAATGTCTATGGCTGAAATGGACAGTATACAGGTCAAAGAAATAAGAGTGATGGATGATATTGCTTCATCACCGATTGAGACAAAGGATAAGCGGCGAGGAGTTGCAGGAATGGTTTTTGCCTACAAAGTTGCAGGCGCTGCAGCTCAAAAAGGTTATGATCTTGAAAAACTTGTTTCGGTTACGGAAAAGGCTCTTGATAACATACGCACGATGGGTATAGCTTTATCACCATGTATAGTTCCTGAAGTCGGCAAACCAACTTTTTCAATCAAGGATGATGAAATGGAAATAGGAATGGGTATTCACGGAGAGGTAGGTATAGAGGTTTCAAAACTGAAAACTTCAGCCGAGGTTGCAAAAATGATTTTTGATAAAATTGCAACCGAAATTTCTTTTTCGAAAAACGATGAAGTTGCCGTAATGATTAACGGTCTTGGCGCCACTCCTATGGAAGAGTTATTTATTGTCTATCGGGATTTATTTAATATTTTAAATGGTCTGGGTGTAAAAGTAATAAGCCCTCATGTAGGGGAATTTGCAACATCAATGGAGATGGCAGGGCTTTCTATCACAATTATGAAATTGGATGATGAATTAAAAACCTTGCTTCTCCATGATGCAAATACGCCCTTCTATACAAATGCGAATAAAAAATAG